In Malania oleifera isolate guangnan ecotype guangnan chromosome 8, ASM2987363v1, whole genome shotgun sequence, a single window of DNA contains:
- the LOC131162183 gene encoding uncharacterized protein LOC131162183 has protein sequence MERLMRVEVKEAERVEETPEHQPPNISRMEPVTHAAYGGGMYGTEEGQQEKPVTKHPASDTQSADGPVGPDVQPKHKPPPSTGDRDVDITGQSYIQ, from the coding sequence ATGGAGAGACTGATGAGGGTGGAAGTAAAAGAGGCAGAGCGCGTGGAGGAGACGCCGGAGCACCAGCCGCCCAACATCTCCCGGATGGAGCCGGTCACCCACGCCGCGTACGGCGGCGGAATGTACGGAACCGAGGAGGGGCAACAGGAGAAACCGGTGACAAAGCATCCCGCCAGCGACACCCAGAGCGCTGACGGGCCGGTTGGGCCCGACGTCCAGCCCAAGCACAAGCCCCCGCCGTCCACCGGCGACCGAGACGTCGACATCACCGGCCAATCTTACATtcagtaa
- the LOC131162184 gene encoding uncharacterized protein LOC131162184 — protein sequence MLISIAHPKAMTHFTRWVSDLDWRLLLLIAPLLSLLVFFSLSASSPFASFPPIASIFYNRANSSSSSAAPATAVPILSPAQRARTKAELNASRIAVCLVGGARRFELTGPSIVERILREYPRSDLFLHSPVDRDAYKFSLLKDAPRVASVRLFEPAPVPETESQLRVLTAHNSPNGIQGLLQYFNLVEGCLTLVKVYQEQNNLTYDWIVRTRVDGYWSGPLDPGNFIPGHYLVPPGSTYGGLNDRLGIGDFKTSVVALSRLSVIPHLDSAGFRHLNSETAFKAQLTTQGVPYVAKRLPFCVVSDRKYGFPPGRFGVPVAALSSPGPLSGAKCRPCTEACVGQCVAGVMSGLERGWSWTDWANGSLRLCDAHAEWERGWERIFDRVAGKKLAQGRKRVRSLELKRCVNDLEEMRRRSAHWEAPPAREICKMGLASA from the exons ATGCTGATAAGCATCGCTCATCCAAAAGCCATGACCCATTTCACGAGGTGGGTTTCGGATCTCGACTGGCGTCTCCTCCTCTTGATCGCTCCTCTTCTCTCACTCCTcgtcttcttctctctctccgcAAGCAGCCCCTTCGCCTCATTTCCCCCAATCGCCTCCATCTTTTACAATCGAGCCAACTCGTCCTCCTCCTCCGCCGCCCCCGCTACCGCCGTCCCTATTCTTTCCCCAGCACAGAGGGCGAGGACGAAGGCGGAGCTGAACGCGTCGAGAATCGCGGTGTGCTTGGTGGGCGGCGCCAGGAGGTTCGAGCTCACCGGACCCTCCATAGTGGAGAGAATTCTCAGGGAGTATCCCCGGTCGGATCTTTTCCTGCACAGTCCGGTCGACCGCGACGCGTACAAGTTCTCGCTCCTGAAGGACGCGCCCCGGGTGGCCTCGGTCCGGCTGTTCGAGCCCGCGCCCGTGCCGGAGACCGAGTCGCAGCTCCGAGTCCTCACCGCGCACAACTCGCCCAATGGCATTCAG GGGCTTTTGCAGTATTTCAACCTTGTAGAGGGATGCCTCACGCTGGTTAAAGTTTACCAGGAACAGAACAACCTCACGTACGACTGGATCGTCCGAACCCGAGTCGACGGGTACTGGTCGGGCCCGCTGGACCCGGGAAACTTCATACCGGGTCACTACCTGGTCCCGCCCGGATCCACCTACGGCGGCCTCAACGACCGCCTCGGCATCGGCGACTTCAAAACCTCCGTCGTCGCGCTGTCCCGCCTTTCCGTCATCCCCCACCTCGACTCGGCCGGGTTCCGCCACCTCAACTCGGAGACCGCGTTCAAGGCCCAACTCACCACCCAGGGGGTCCCCTACGTCGCAAAGCGCCTGCCCTTCTGCGTCGTCTCTGATCGGAAATACGGGTTCCCGCCGGGCCGGTTCGGCGTTCCGGTGGCGGCGCTCTCGAGCCCCGGCCCGCTTAGCGGGGCGAAGTGCCGGCCGTGCACGGAGGCGTGCGTTGGGCAGTGCGTGGCGGGCGTGATGTCAGGGCTTGAGAGGGGGTGGAGCTGGACGGATTGGGCCAACGGGAGCCTCCGGCTCTGCGACGCGCACGCCGAGTGGGAGAGGGGTTGGGAGCGGATCTTCGATCGGGTCGCGGGGAAGAAACTTGCCCAAGGCAGGAAACGGGTCAGATCGTTGGAGCTAAAGCGTTGCGTTAATGATTTGGAGGAGATGAGGCGGCGGTCTGCGCATTGGGAAGCGCCTCCGGCGAGGGAGATTTGTAAGATGGGCTTGGCGTCGGCGTAG